In Homalodisca vitripennis isolate AUS2020 unplaced genomic scaffold, UT_GWSS_2.1 ScUCBcl_30;HRSCAF=681, whole genome shotgun sequence, the following proteins share a genomic window:
- the LOC124370202 gene encoding MFS-type transporter clz9-like — MKKGSEMKKKGGQTVLSEEEEKIIVDRLKTVGEWGYPIDSITLRLLVKEYLDRRGKTVIKFKDNLPGKDFVYSFLQRYKAQLSFRMCQNIKRSRAAVTPELINEYFDNLEVELKDVPKSHIVNYDETNLCDDPGRTKVITRRGCKYPERVMNSTKASTSVMFAASGDGTILPPYVVYKAQHLYDSWREGGPANSGYNRTKSGWFDSFCFSDWVETVALPYFRQFDSVKYLIGDNLSSHLSLDVIKKCNESKVKFIFLPSNSTHITQPLDVAFFRPLKISWRAILKDWKNGPGRYEATVPKDKFPSLLKKVFETCKPDNIISGFKKCGIIPINRKPVLAMLPGYGVSDSAAVSSAQSSAANTPGTVCEIPIEAIDSCFKELLQQLRQGDSQNRGRKE, encoded by the coding sequence ATGAAGAAAGGTAGCGAGATGAAGAAGAAAGGGGGACAAACTGTATTGTCAGAAGaggaagaaaaaattattgttgacaGACTAAAAACAGTCGGTGAATGGGGTTACCCGATTGATTCGATCACTCTACGGCTGTTGGTGAAAGAATATCTCGATAGGCGTGGAAAGACAGTGATCAAGTTTAAAGACAATCTTCCAGGAAAAGATTTTGTGTATTCGTTTCTACAACGCTACAAAGCTCAATTATCTTTCCGAATGTGCCAAAACATCAAACGGTCTAGGGCAGCCGTAACACCTGAACTCATCAATGAGTATTTTGATAACTTGGAAGTCGAGTTAAAGGATGTCCCTAAATCACACATTGTTAACTACGATGAAACTAACCTGTGTGACGACCCTGGCCGAACAAAAGTAATAACAAGGAGGGGCTGCAAATATCCTGAAAGAGTAATGAACTCGACCAAAGCGTCAACTTCTGTGATGTTTGCTGCGTCAGGTGATGGAACCATATTACCACCATATGTGGTATATAAAGCTCAGCATCTTTACGACAGCTGGAGGGAAGGAGGTCCAGCCAACTCCGGGTATAATCGTACTAAAAGTGGATGGTTCGATTCCTTCTGTTTTTCAGATTGGGTTGAAACTGTGGCTTTACCTTACTTTAGACAGTTTGATAGTGTGAAGTATCTCATTGGGGACAACTTGTCCAGCCACCTGTCACTAGacgttataaaaaaatgcaacgAGAGCAAAGTTAAGTTTATCTTTCTACCGAGCAACTCAACTCACATAACCCAACCACTAGACGTCGCATTTTTTCGACCGCTTAAGATATCATGGCGCGCTATCCTCAAAGATTGGAAAAATGGGCCAGGTAGGTACGAGGCTACTGTCCCGAAAGATAAGTTCCCCAGcctcttaaaaaaagtttttgagacTTGCAAACCTGATAACATTATATCAGGTTTCAAAAAGTGTGGAATAATCCCTATAAACCGCAAACCAGTGTTGGCAATGCTTCCAGGTTATGGCGTTTCCGATAGCGCTGCCGTGAGTTCAGCCCAGTCGTCGGCTGCCAATACACCTGGTACTGTATGTGAAATACCTATTGAAGCAATTGATTCTTGTTTCAAAGAGCTTTTGCAACAATTGAGGCAAGGTGACTCCCAAAACCGAGGAAGAAAAGAGTGA